The window CAATCAGCTATTAACCAGTCTTGCAGACAAAGAAGTTTATATCAACGTCATTTCAAAATCAGGTTCAACGATGGAGCCAGCATTAGCATTTCGTGTGCTACGTCAATATATGGAAGAACGATATGGAGAAGATGCGAACCAACGCATAATTGTTACGACTGATCCTGAAATCGGATTTCTACGAGAGATTGCTGAAACTCATAATTATCGTCAATTTCTGATACCTCCCAATATCGGTGGAAGATATTCCGTTTTAACGCCGGTAGGTCTATTACCAATTGCAGTGGCAGGTGTGGAGATCAAGCAATTACTAGATGGAGCTAAAGAAGCAGCAACTCTATTAAAAGAAGGAAATTTAGAGGAGAACGAAGCCTATCGTTATGCCGTGATTCGTCATGCCCTCTATTCGCTTGGCTATAAAGTAGAGCTACTGGCTTCCTTCGAGCCGGCATTAGCTAATTTCCACGACTGGTGGAAGCAATTATTTGGTGAAAGTGAAGGAAAAGACCAAAAGGGACTCTTCCCTGCAACCGTAAATTACTCAACAGATTTACATGCGATCGGACAATTTATTCAGGATGGGAGCCCCATCCTATTTGAAACCTTGCTACATTTTCATGAGATAACAGACGATTATCGTGTCCCGTTCGATGCTAGAGACGAAGATCGACTAAACTATTTAAGTAATCGAAGCTTTAATAGCATTAATGCAATCTCTAAACAAGGGACAGCCCTAGCCCATGCTGAGGGTGGTATACCAGTTATCCAACTCGAACTTAAAAAACTAGATGCTTATCATTTAGGCTATTTAGTCTACTTCTTTATGAAGGCATGTGCCATGAGTGCTTATTTAATAGAAGTAAACCCATTCGACCAACCGGGAGTGGAAGCCTATAAAGGGAAAATGCTGGAACTTTTAAACACTGAAGACAAAAAAGTAGATTTGAAAGGATGACTAATTGATATGAAGAAAGTCAGAAAAGCCATCATTCCTGCAGCGGGTTTAGGAACGCGATTCCTGCCAGCCACAAAAGCCATGCCAAAAGAAATGTTGCCAATTGTAGATCGACCAACAATCGAATATATCGTCGAAGAAGCGATCGCTTCAGGAATTGAAGACATCATCATCGTAACAGGTAAAGGAAAACGCGCAATTGAAGACCACTTCGATCGCAACTTCGAGCTGGAAGCCAATTTAATAGAAAAAGGGAAGCTCGAGCTATTAGAAAAAGTAAACCAATCATCTAAAGTGGAAATCCACTATATTCGTCAAAAGGAACCAAAGGGATTAGGTCATGCTGTTTGGTGTGCGCGGAATTTCATAGGAGAAGAACCTTTTGCCGTACTACTCGGCGACGATATTGTACAAGCACAAAATCCTTGTACGAAACAATTAATCGACCAATATAACGAAACAGGGTCATCCGTCATCGGAGTTCAAACAGTCCCGAATGAGGAAACACACCGTTATGGCATAATCGATCCCATTTCATCAAATGAAAGACTATATGAAGTAAGTAACTTCGTAGAGAAACCAAAACAAGGTACAGCTCCTTCTAACCTAGCAATCATGGGGCGCTATGTCCTAACACCTGAAATTTTTGAATTCCTTAGCCTTCAAGAAACAGGGGCAGGTGGCGAAATCCAATTAACCGATGCCATTCAAAAGTTAAACCAAAGTCAAAATGTATTTGCCTATGATTTCGAAGGGAAACGATACGATGTGGGTGAAAAAATAGGCTTTGTGAAAACGACGATTGATATGGCGTTGGAGAATGAAGAAATTCGGGATGAGCTATTGGATTATTTGTTGGAAAAGGTAAATGAAATCAATCTAGCATTAAAATAGAGATTTAAAGGTGGCTGCCTCCTTACTTTTACCAAGGAGGTAGTTAGTTTCAATAGTGTCCAAATAAATATTCTATTTAATAAGAAGAAACTCTATATAAAATCGATGTAGATATGAAAAGTTCAAGTGATTTTAGTGGTTTAGTAGTTAGTTGGAGGTTTAAATTCCAAGTAAGCACTAAATTTCTAGTAACCATTCAGGGAGTGTTGGTATTTGTGTATTTAAAAATTAAAAGATTAATAGATATCATATTATCATTAATTGGCCTTATTACATTAACACCAGTTTTTATAATACTTATTATCTTAATTAAGCTCGATTCGAAAGGTCCTGTATTGTTTAAGCAAAAACGGGTTGGGAAAAACAAAACACATTTTAATATTTTAAAGTTCCGAACTATGAAAATAGAAACACCTAACGACAAGCCGACTCACATGTTAGAGAACCCTGAACAGTATATCACCAGGATGGGAAAGTTTTTGAGAAAAACTTCACTTGATGAGCTTCCGCAGATTTGGAATATCTTTGTTGGTCAGATGAGCATTATTGGACCGAGACCGGCACTTTGGAATCAGTATGATCTGATTGCTGAACGGGATAAGTATGGTGCTAATGATGTACCACCTGGACTAACTGGTTGGGCGCAGATTAATGGTAGGGACGAGCTACCTATTGAAGTTAAAGCAAACTTGGATGGGGAGTATGTTGAGAAGATTGGTCCTTTAATGGATGTTAAGTGCTTCTTTGGGACCGTGGTCAGTGTATTAAATAGTGACGGAGTTGTTGAAGGTGGGACTGGAACTACGGCGAATAAAGAAATCGCGAGTAGTGAGGAGAGTATTTTTAAATGAAAAAAATATTGATTATAGGTAAAAGCAGTTATGTAGGTATGAGCCTGGAGAAGTGGCTTGGATATGATTTTGATAGATATTCAACTGATTCAATCAGTGTGAGGAATGACCGATGGAAGGAAATGGATTTTTCTGTGTATGACGTTGTCATTCATGTAGCTGGGATAGCACATATAAAAGAAACAAAAGAAAATGCTGAGATTTATTACAAAGTAAACCGTGATTTGGCATATGAAGTTGCTCAAAAAGCAAAGGTTGAAGGTGTAGAGCAGTTCATATTTTTTAGTTCAATGAGTGTTTATGGAATTGAAAGTGGTGTGATTGATAAAAATTCTTCTGTTCAACCTAAAAGTAATTATGGGAAATCAAAGCTTCAGGCTGAGGAATTACTTTTGTCTATAGAAGAAAGTTTTTTTAGAGTAGCTATTCTTCGCCCTCCAATGATTTATGGAAAGGGATGTAAAGGTAATTATACTAAATTGGGGAAATTTGCATTAATAGCTCCTATATTTCCTGATATAGAAAATAAGCGTAGTATGATTTTTATTTATAACCTATGTGAGTTTGTACGATTATTAATAGATAATTTCGACAGTGGAGTATACTTCCCTCAGAATAGAGATTATGTAAAAACGAGCAACATGGTTGAACTGATTGCAGAAACTCATGGTAAGAAAATTTGGAAAATCAAATTTCTTAACCCTATTGTTTACTATCTTCGTAGAAGAATAGGTACGGTGAATAAGGTTTTTGGGGATTTGGTTTATGACAAAGAAATTTCAATCTACAAAGAGGACTATTATGTAGTTGATTATACTAAATCTATAAAAGTAACGGAGCAGAAATAACATGAAAAAGGTTTTGTTTGTAGCAACAGTAGTGAAGAAACATATTAATGTGTTTCATTTACCTTATTTAAAATGGTTTAAAGAAAATGGATATGAGACTCATGTATGCGCTAGGAATGATTTTGATGACCCAGATGAACTCTCTATACCATTTTGTGATAAGTACTATGACCTTCCTTTTGAACGTTCACCTCTTAAAACGAAAAATATTAATATATATAAACAACTGAAAAAGATTATAAAAAGCAATAGTTATGATTTAATTCATTGTCATACACCAATGGGAGGTGTACTTACAAGGCTAGCAGCAAAGTCATCACGAAAAAATGGAACGAAGGTTCTTTACACTGCACATGGATTTCATTTTTTTAAAGGTGCACCTCTGAGGAATTGGTTGTTATATTATCCTATTGAAAAATGGCTATCAAAGCACACAGATTGTTTAATTACAATTAATAGAGAAGATTATCAAACTGTTAAGAGCAAATTAAAAACAGTAAACATAAATATGGTAAATGGAGTTGGAATTGACTGTAGTAAGTTTATACCTCAAACATCAGAAACTAAAGTAAAAATACGTAGGGAATATGGTTATTCGGAACAAGATTTTATATTAATTTACGCTGGAGAGCTTAGTTATAGAAAACATCAAGATCTTTTAATAAAGGCAGTTTCACATTTATCAAATAAGATACCGAACATAAAGCTTTTACTTATAGGTGAAGGTGATCTGCTAGCGCAATACAAACAACAAGTGACCGATTTAGGGTTAAAAGAAAAAGTCAAGTTTTTAGGTTTTAGGAAAGATGTTTCAAATCTTATGTTGATTGCGGATGTATCTGTTTCATCTTCACGACAAGAAGGACTTCCGGTAAACGTAATGGAGGCTATGGCTACGGGGTTACCACTAGTTGTAACAGATTGTAGGGGAAATCGAGATTTGGTAATTGATGGGGAAAATGGTTTTGTTGTAGGAATTGATGATGTAGACAATTTTGCTCTTTCAGTTGAAAAGCTTTTCTTTTCAGATAATACAAGATATCTTTTTGGACGAGCTAGTTTAAATATGGTTGAAACTTACTCGCTAAGTAAGGTTATTGAGGAAATGAAAGGAATTTATTCTAAATATATATAGAGTAATTTCTATTTATTGTTATTTGTATCGATTTATTAAAAAGTTGGTGATAGTATGAGAATTGTATTTTTAAGATCTAATCCAGTACAACCAGATCCAAGAGTAGAAAAAGAGGTAAATAGTCTTATAATGGCTGGCCATGAGGTATCAGTGGTGGCTTGGGATAGAAGTGGGAAATATAAAGTTAATAAGTCATTTTTAGATTTGAAGAATGGAAAAGTGGCAATATATCGATTTGGAATTCCATCTGATTATGGTGCAGGAATCAAAGGAAATATTGGACCTCTAATATTATTTCAATATCGGTTGATACAATGGTTATTAAAAAATAGGGGATATTACGATGTAATTCATGCTTGTGATTTTGATACGGCTTTCGTGTCTGGATACTTAGCAAAGCTCTTAAAAAAGAAAATTATATACGATATATTTGATTACTATGTGGATGCATTTAATGTTCCTAAACTACTAAAAAATTTTATTGAAAATAGGGATCATAGATTAATTAATACTGTAGATGGTGTAATAATATGTTCTGAAAAAAGAAAGGAACAAATTAATGGTACAAGCCCCAAAAGGTTAGCTATAATTCATAATTCTCCTTCTACTTCAAGTTTAAAAATAAGTTCTTTAAATCTAAATAAAGAAAAGGTGAAGATAGCTTATATTGGAATTCTAGCAGAGGGAAGATTATTAAAAGAATTATCAGAGGTAATTATTAATAATCCAGATTTGGAATTGCACATAGGGGGGTTTGGTACCTTACACGAATATTTCCAAAAACTGTCGTTTATACATAGTAATATTATTTTTTATGGTAGACTAGATTATTCAAAGACTTTAGAATTGGAAAAAAGTTGTGATATAGTTACGGCTATATATGATCCAAAGGTTCGAAACCATTATTTTGCAGCTCCAAATAAATTCTATGAAGCATTAATGTTAGGTAAACCAATTATAATGGTTAAAAATACTGGTATGGACGAAGTGGTCATTGATAATAAAATTGGTGAAGTTATAGAATATAATTCAATCAGTCTCGAAAAAGCAATAAAAAATATAAAAAAGAATAAAACTGATTGGCCAGAAATCTCAATTAGAATGAAACAATTATATAAAAATAATTATATTTGGAATGAGATGGAAAGACGTCTTATTGAATTGTATGAATCAATATAAGGAATCAAACTAACGCGAATTAATGAATTTGAGTATAGCTAGCGTGATAATTATATCCATGCTATTTTCAATTGTGAGAACATGCGTCCTATGCTTTGAATATTACCTTAAAGAGTAGTTTGATTAAAACTAAAACAAGTAATCAAGTTTAGTTTATTTTTTCAGTTCGTAGTCTAACGATTATTGTTTTAAAAATTAACGAGAGATTATCGGATAAGTAACTTCCTATAAGCTCCAATCAAAAAAGATGGTGCAAGAAGAAAATGAATAAAATTTTTAAAGAAAGTTTTTGGTTAATCTTTGGGACTGTATTAGGTACTTTTTTGACGTTTTTTACTCAGGTTTTATTAACAAGATTTTTTAATGTTGAAGAATATGGTTCCTATATAACCGCAATGAATTTGATTAATTTATTTGCAGTTTTTGTTAGTTTTGGTGTAGGAGATTTTCTTGTAAAGATATTTGGGGAGGAAGGGGATTTTGCGTATAGGTGGATAAAACCTAACTTTTTGATTTTAACCTATTCTTTAGTATTTTCCTTACTCATATTACTACTTATAATAATATTCAGTGAATTTAGTGAGACTACCAAACATTTATTATTGTATTTAATACCTAATATCATCCTACAAGGTTTATTACCATTAATTACAGCAATATATCAAATTGAGCAAAATTATAATAAGGTTGCTTTATATAATCTCGTAATTTATATTGTCAGGTTTCTTGGGGTAATCTTAGCTATTATCTACTTTGATCACGTCATATATATAGGATTAATTACATGTATATTATCGATTATTACAATTCACCATTTTATAAAGATTCTTTTCCGTCTTCAATCTAAAAGTTTACGAATTCCGAATTATATTTATAAAAAGCGTAGAGAATACCCAAATTTACTAAATTCGTTAAAAAATAGTTCTCCTTATGGGTTAGCTGCTATTTTTTACTTTATTTATTACCAAAGTGATATCATTCTATTAAGTTTTTTTAAAGGAGAGGAAATTGCTGGCTACTATAATGTAGCTTTTACAATAATATCCTTTGTTTATTTATTTCCAAATATTATTTTTGGAAAATTATTTTTGCCGAAGCTTCATTTTTGGGTGCATCATAATCCTAAAATGGTTAAAAGTCTATATAAAAAAAGTAATCTTATCATGATAATTGTTGGATTGTTATCGGTAATTTTAATAATGTTTACAGCAGAGGTATTAATATCATTAGTTTTTGGAGAAAGATATATAGATTCTGCTCAACTGCTAATTTTATTAAGTCTATGTATTCCATTTAGATTTATTTGCTCAGTAAGTGGTACTATTATGTCGACAGATAATAGAATATATTCAAAAGTGAAACATCAAGGTTTGACTGCCGTTTTAAATATTTTACTAAATATTATTTTAATACCTTATATCGGTGTATATGGCGCTGTATACTCAACAATTCTTTGTGAAGTATTTCTTTTTATTCTACTTTGGAATAGTTGTAAAAATTATATTAAATTAATAGTTTAAACCTATAAATAAATTGAGGTGTATAGAATGGGAAGTATTGCATTTACTGGTTATTATGGTATGCAAAATTATGGTGATGATTTGTTTGTTGTCGCTTCTACTTTTGCTGCGAAAAGGTATTGGGATATGTATCCGGAGGTTTCAATTATAGGATCACCTATTGATAATTTGGATGTGAATTTTTCAGTTACACATTTGAGAAAGCTTTACGCAGGCCATAACTTTGTTAGCAAGTTATATAGAACCGCTATTATGGTAAATTCCTTTATTCAAAATGAATTAGTTGTATTATCTGGTGGATCAACTATAAGTTCGGACTCATCAAATAAGATGAGAAAACTCCAGAATATGTTAGCCGAGAAAGGTATATCAAAAATAGCTGCTATAGGTGTTTCAATTGGTCCTTTCACAACAAAAAAAGATATTGATGATGCAAAGGCTTTTATTAATAACTTTTCTTTTCTCTCGGTAAGAGATAAATTTTCATATAATTTATTACATGATTTAGAAATAAAAATACCATATGTCTATGGAAAAGACTTAGCAGGTCTTATTCCGCTTTTATATCCTTATAAAATTGAGAAAGATGATAAAAGTAATAAAGTTCTAGGGATATCACTATGTAATTATGAAAGTTTTTTGGGTAAAGATGAAAGTATTGAAAAGAAAAGGAATTTAGCAATTTTTAATGCTATAAAAAAAATTACTGACACATATAGAGAAAGTATCACAATAAAGATTTGTGTCCTCAACACTCATCCAATTAAGGGAGATATGAAAATATCTAGTGAACTAGTAGAATTTTTAGGAGAGAATTTTTCAAAAGTAAAAATAGTATATCATGAATCTGATCCAATTAAAATGTGGAATGAAATTAGTGAGTGTGATGCATTTTTTAGTGTAAGACTACATGGTGGAATAAGTGCATTTTTATTGGATATCCCATTTGCACTTGTAGAATATCATAATAAGTGTTCGGACTTTTTAGATGATATATTACAACCAAGTGATTTGAAAATTAGTAAGAAAGAGCATGATTCTGATTATATTTATAATATTATAGAAAGAATATTGTTTGATAAAAATGTTATGGATGGTCTATATCCATCTAAAAAGTATACGCATGATACAATTAAGACATTTACAGAAGCTCCTTGGGTAAATTCAAAATAATTAATTTGAGTATATTTTACTTTTTAATGAAAACAAATTTAACTCTTCTTAAAGTAGAATAAATAATAGTTACACTTGAAAAGGGGGGTAAAATGAGTAAGAAGACTAGTCTGTTAGTTTTGTTTTTTAGTATATATTGTTTTATTTACTTTAGTATAACCTCATTAATATTTTATATCAGTTTATCTCTAGGATATGATGGTCTTGGTATTCCTTTTTTTGGTGGAGGTGATGATGGCGAATTTTATGCAACTCAGGCCAGAAATATCGCAAATGATCAACCTGCAATATTAACTTCTATCCATGCTTTAGTTTTAGGCTATATATTAAAAAGCTTTAATTCTGATAGTATTTTTTTAATGAAGGGGTTTAACTTTTTAGGTAATATTTTACTGGCTTATTTTTCATTAAAAATATTAAAGAAAAACGTAACAATTCCTTATGTTTTTAATGTATCAGCAATTATTTTACTAATATCTCTTATTTGCTATCCGAGTTATCTGATAAATTCGACTCTTTCAATATACCGTGATACTTGGATATGTGTTTATTATATTGTTTCTGTTTTTGCTTTCATAAGTCTATTTATACAAAAGGGTAAATTAGGTAATGTATTTACTCCTATTCTTTTAATATTATCAATGTTGTTATTAGGTGGTTACCGTACTTATGCATTATTAAGCTTTCTTATAGCTTCCTGTATTTTTTTATTTTTTCATAGAAAAGGAAAAAATAATAGTAGTGGAGTTAGAGTCATCCTTGTTTCCTTAATAGGATTTGGAATTATATACACTTTCTTTCGTAATTATTCAATTCCAATAGTAGATATGTCTTTGCAAGATGCATTAATATATCGTAATGCTGGAATTGAATTATTTGCTGGAGGGAG is drawn from Lysinibacillus sp. SGAir0095 and contains these coding sequences:
- a CDS encoding glucose-6-phosphate isomerase — protein: MATQLLQTTILNEQFLKIDYSQYTSAVAAIHHHLEESKDELTGWVNTPLEEKHNLIDSIQTIANEIKVNADVLVVIGIGGSYLGAKAIQDALTPYFGKQPNGIEVIYAGQNMSGAYINQLLTSLADKEVYINVISKSGSTMEPALAFRVLRQYMEERYGEDANQRIIVTTDPEIGFLREIAETHNYRQFLIPPNIGGRYSVLTPVGLLPIAVAGVEIKQLLDGAKEAATLLKEGNLEENEAYRYAVIRHALYSLGYKVELLASFEPALANFHDWWKQLFGESEGKDQKGLFPATVNYSTDLHAIGQFIQDGSPILFETLLHFHEITDDYRVPFDARDEDRLNYLSNRSFNSINAISKQGTALAHAEGGIPVIQLELKKLDAYHLGYLVYFFMKACAMSAYLIEVNPFDQPGVEAYKGKMLELLNTEDKKVDLKG
- the galU gene encoding UTP--glucose-1-phosphate uridylyltransferase GalU; translation: MKKVRKAIIPAAGLGTRFLPATKAMPKEMLPIVDRPTIEYIVEEAIASGIEDIIIVTGKGKRAIEDHFDRNFELEANLIEKGKLELLEKVNQSSKVEIHYIRQKEPKGLGHAVWCARNFIGEEPFAVLLGDDIVQAQNPCTKQLIDQYNETGSSVIGVQTVPNEETHRYGIIDPISSNERLYEVSNFVEKPKQGTAPSNLAIMGRYVLTPEIFEFLSLQETGAGGEIQLTDAIQKLNQSQNVFAYDFEGKRYDVGEKIGFVKTTIDMALENEEIRDELLDYLLEKVNEINLALK
- a CDS encoding sugar transferase, translated to MYLKIKRLIDIILSLIGLITLTPVFIILIILIKLDSKGPVLFKQKRVGKNKTHFNILKFRTMKIETPNDKPTHMLENPEQYITRMGKFLRKTSLDELPQIWNIFVGQMSIIGPRPALWNQYDLIAERDKYGANDVPPGLTGWAQINGRDELPIEVKANLDGEYVEKIGPLMDVKCFFGTVVSVLNSDGVVEGGTGTTANKEIASSEESIFK
- a CDS encoding NAD-dependent epimerase/dehydratase family protein — translated: MKKILIIGKSSYVGMSLEKWLGYDFDRYSTDSISVRNDRWKEMDFSVYDVVIHVAGIAHIKETKENAEIYYKVNRDLAYEVAQKAKVEGVEQFIFFSSMSVYGIESGVIDKNSSVQPKSNYGKSKLQAEELLLSIEESFFRVAILRPPMIYGKGCKGNYTKLGKFALIAPIFPDIENKRSMIFIYNLCEFVRLLIDNFDSGVYFPQNRDYVKTSNMVELIAETHGKKIWKIKFLNPIVYYLRRRIGTVNKVFGDLVYDKEISIYKEDYYVVDYTKSIKVTEQK
- a CDS encoding glycosyltransferase family 4 protein: MKKVLFVATVVKKHINVFHLPYLKWFKENGYETHVCARNDFDDPDELSIPFCDKYYDLPFERSPLKTKNINIYKQLKKIIKSNSYDLIHCHTPMGGVLTRLAAKSSRKNGTKVLYTAHGFHFFKGAPLRNWLLYYPIEKWLSKHTDCLITINREDYQTVKSKLKTVNINMVNGVGIDCSKFIPQTSETKVKIRREYGYSEQDFILIYAGELSYRKHQDLLIKAVSHLSNKIPNIKLLLIGEGDLLAQYKQQVTDLGLKEKVKFLGFRKDVSNLMLIADVSVSSSRQEGLPVNVMEAMATGLPLVVTDCRGNRDLVIDGENGFVVGIDDVDNFALSVEKLFFSDNTRYLFGRASLNMVETYSLSKVIEEMKGIYSKYI
- a CDS encoding glycosyltransferase family 4 protein; translation: MRIVFLRSNPVQPDPRVEKEVNSLIMAGHEVSVVAWDRSGKYKVNKSFLDLKNGKVAIYRFGIPSDYGAGIKGNIGPLILFQYRLIQWLLKNRGYYDVIHACDFDTAFVSGYLAKLLKKKIIYDIFDYYVDAFNVPKLLKNFIENRDHRLINTVDGVIICSEKRKEQINGTSPKRLAIIHNSPSTSSLKISSLNLNKEKVKIAYIGILAEGRLLKELSEVIINNPDLELHIGGFGTLHEYFQKLSFIHSNIIFYGRLDYSKTLELEKSCDIVTAIYDPKVRNHYFAAPNKFYEALMLGKPIIMVKNTGMDEVVIDNKIGEVIEYNSISLEKAIKNIKKNKTDWPEISIRMKQLYKNNYIWNEMERRLIELYESI
- a CDS encoding oligosaccharide flippase family protein, which produces MNKIFKESFWLIFGTVLGTFLTFFTQVLLTRFFNVEEYGSYITAMNLINLFAVFVSFGVGDFLVKIFGEEGDFAYRWIKPNFLILTYSLVFSLLILLLIIIFSEFSETTKHLLLYLIPNIILQGLLPLITAIYQIEQNYNKVALYNLVIYIVRFLGVILAIIYFDHVIYIGLITCILSIITIHHFIKILFRLQSKSLRIPNYIYKKRREYPNLLNSLKNSSPYGLAAIFYFIYYQSDIILLSFFKGEEIAGYYNVAFTIISFVYLFPNIIFGKLFLPKLHFWVHHNPKMVKSLYKKSNLIMIIVGLLSVILIMFTAEVLISLVFGERYIDSAQLLILLSLCIPFRFICSVSGTIMSTDNRIYSKVKHQGLTAVLNILLNIILIPYIGVYGAVYSTILCEVFLFILLWNSCKNYIKLIV
- a CDS encoding polysaccharide pyruvyl transferase family protein; the protein is MGSIAFTGYYGMQNYGDDLFVVASTFAAKRYWDMYPEVSIIGSPIDNLDVNFSVTHLRKLYAGHNFVSKLYRTAIMVNSFIQNELVVLSGGSTISSDSSNKMRKLQNMLAEKGISKIAAIGVSIGPFTTKKDIDDAKAFINNFSFLSVRDKFSYNLLHDLEIKIPYVYGKDLAGLIPLLYPYKIEKDDKSNKVLGISLCNYESFLGKDESIEKKRNLAIFNAIKKITDTYRESITIKICVLNTHPIKGDMKISSELVEFLGENFSKVKIVYHESDPIKMWNEISECDAFFSVRLHGGISAFLLDIPFALVEYHNKCSDFLDDILQPSDLKISKKEHDSDYIYNIIERILFDKNVMDGLYPSKKYTHDTIKTFTEAPWVNSK